The Populus alba chromosome 13, ASM523922v2, whole genome shotgun sequence genome contains the following window.
ATCATGGAATCTCCTCCTATACTTTAATAGTTTAAACAAGTGCTGCAGAAGTTATATATATGGTTCAGAAAGCATATCATATGATGCTTGTATCAAAATGTATTAAGGAAAATGATAATTCTGATGAAAGTAATTGAGCTTTTCTGTGAAATACCTTGTCTTTACCATTGTTTCTTAGTTGTTCACAAAGAATAGGACGACATCCTTTCAGCCTAATTTCCATTTCCAATATTGTGGGAGGTATATGTTCAACAAAGCTGGGAAAACCTCGATGCCTTGAGTTTACGACTCACTCTCTCTTTCTGGGTACCAAATGTTTATGATCTGACAAGTGAAGGTAAATCCATTGATTGTTCTACATGCAGGCGTGCGATATGAACCTTGATGGTGAACTTAACCATGAAGAATTTGTGAAGTTTATGCAGCAGTTAACAGCAGACACGTTCATTGTGGTTAGTCAGGGGTTGATTATCACTTTGGTTGTGGCCCCAACAGTTGCCATGGCAACAAAGAAGGCTACTGAGGGTGTCCCTGGTGTTGGAAAGGTGGTGCGAAAGTTACCCACCACAATCTATGCATCCCTCGTTACTCTTGCAATTATGTGGTTTCAAACTACACGTCAGGATGTTGGCTAGAGGCTTCATTCTTGTCcagtaaaaaataatccatCCTATAACAGTACAATGTACACATTTTGCTGTTAGTATAcgttttttttgtgaaatatgTTGCTGGTGATTAGTTTACTTCTTAATAATCAGGATGATAACTTTGCCACAACTTGGTGAGCTGTATTTAGTTGGTTTATATTGTTTGTCATTCAGGGTGCtgattttaattgctttttctttctttattaccGCACACGAGGTTTTAAATATTAGCCTGGTTGATTCTTTTGCTCGCTGCTTAACACTGGCTTCCAGTGTTGGATTCGCCTTGAGTAATAAATAGAATCAGGATTGAAGAACGCAACAAGACTTCCTCAGATTGCTGCGTGCAACTTCCCTTACAGGATGGGAACAAGGGAAATTTTTTGAAGGAACTCtacaagaaaattaagaattttaatctttatagaaaaaaaagtcaCCATGATGTTTCTCCAGGGATTTTCAGATCGGTAAGCATGGATCATTCAAGGATACTCTGGTATCCACACAAGGggtgaaaaaaatttacaagTGTGTTTCCCAATGAATTTGAAGGCGTTAAAGCAACAGTCTGTGAGGATCATAATCAGGAGTTTGATGTCTTTGATATACACATGCTTTTGCGGATTGGCATGACAATCAAATATTCGCAATCAAACATTTAGTTAATACCAAAAAGCATATTCAAGAAATGGAGAGGCCAATAAAACATACGAGGAAAAACTGACACTTAGAAGGTAGAGGACCAGTTTCAAAGCAATAGAGATGAAATCAAGTAGAATTCATCCTTCTAGCTTAGCTTTGGCCGAGTCAAGTTGTTCTGTACAATATTCACAAATTAGATATACGAATGCAATGTTGTTAGAGTTGCATGGAGAACATTGAAATATTAACCTCGAGTGGACGTGAAAAGATCTCTTACTTTGTTCAGAAGCTGTTGCTTTCTGGGCGGTTGTACGGAAAAAAAGGTTCCCATTTTTCTGATAGACAGTCTGCGATCAAGGAGAAACAATGTAATGTCCTCCGTAAAATAGTCTTATTACCACCATACAGGGaaaccaaaatataaaatttaattcggtAAAAGCTAAACCTTAGCATGCATATTACTAACAGCATTTAAGCAGAAAAGGCTGTATAGCCTGTATATTTTGGAAAACTACGAAGACTGTAAATAATATCCAAGCCATGCTCATAACCAATTTAAATCTAACCATGAATATGAATTTGGTTTCCATGGTTGCAACTGATTTGAGCACTAGATAGATAAAGTGTTTGTTTAGACAACAGCTCGAGTTTGATATCCAAGCACTGCATTCTACAGTCcattattatattgaatttagCTGGGAATTATAGGCGGAACAATTTGACCATATTGTGTTATTGGGAATAAAACAACTTGTAAACCAATCAATTCACTTAAAACCACAATTGAATACATTTGAATTCTCTAGTCTCTACACCTCCAAGGAACCACACTCTTGCACGTCAAACAAAACAGAACCCAATTATAGAGCAATAGTCAAGTGCAGTTAAAATGGAAATAACTTGTAACAACACCATGCCATATTgataaatgatatatatatgatagCTCAGGCATCAAAAGTTTATAACCTGCCTGACAAAGGAAAGGGCTAATATGGCAACAAGATAATCAATAGCTATTTGGGATTGGTAAATTAGGATAGTCAAGTAGGGCAATTGCTTTTAGTAGATTTCACAAAAATTTCTACCAAGGTGGTGCAAGGAATTCTTCCCAGACATGGGTTTGAGGCAAATAAGTGAATAATAGCAAGTATTCCAGCTAATAAAAGATGCGTGGTAAGAAAATGCCTAAAAAGAATTgaatggaaaagaagaaaacataaagAGAAAACTGAAGCCTTCAAACAAAGACTACAAGCTGCTAATTTTCACATCTAATCTACCAAAAAGACAAGGATTACAAGTTTCCCCAAGGACTTGAAATAGTTGTTAGGTGCTCCCTCCATCATGCTAATTGCCACCCTATTCTTCTCTGTACAGTCGGTATCATATAAACACACTCGACTGAAGCTATAAAAATCAGGGGAAAAAAAGGTATGGAAAGAAGATCGGCATCAACGAAtccaacaaaaaaggaaaacaaattccACCATGCTCAATTGAACCAAGGCTAAATGTTCATGACAACATCATTCCTTGACAGAAAGCAAAAGTATCAGAAAAACCCTtttcaacaagaaaataaaaccatAATGTTTCTTATCAATGAGATGGTTCTTCCTACCTAAAAGCACTACTCATACGCCATTTTATATTCGAATAGTCAAGAAATTATCATCTTCTACTTGAACATAACCCGAACAATAGTCAAACAAATAATATACtgattttgattcttttgaTGCACAACAGCACAAGTAATCAAATAATCAAGGCAAGAGCAGAATAAAAACCCAAAACTGGAAACTAAAACGAGATACTGTTGAAAGAAGCTTACACGAGACGATGAAAGATTACTGAGCTCTGCTATTGCTACTTCATGACTTCTAACCTGATAAATGAAACCCGCATAAATAAATTAGTCATATAAGAGATAGGTGAGAGATACACAAAAGGAGGTACCTTTTTCATGAGATCGAGATTTGTGCCCGTGGCAGAAGAGGAGGATGCCATTGTCATAGACAAACTGTTTTTAGACCTCCCggcttcttctctctttttggAGTGATGCCCTGAGAGagtataaaagtttatttttgagtGTTTTATACTGGTTTATTGCATAGTTATAGACCCGACCCGGGGATTGACCGGATCAAGGAGCCGGGTCTGGGGTTATATGAGTTACTCAGGTCAACTcaaatcaacttgaaaaaataaattttttttgaagctttcatatttcatataaaaatattaaaaaataattcaaatataagttatatgtattataaataatgaagttttaaagattattttaaaagatttgtttttatcattcattgaaaagatattatattagtatgttattcttttaagttgaagtatttaaacaaatttttttttgtattccacattaaaaaaacataattttttttttattatgaacatagaatatatatactaaaaggcttcaaatctcacattaaaaatgTGATATTCCACATCATAAATTAGCGTTCAGAGCCAAGGTTTTATGAGTAGTGCTGGTCGCTGACCTAGTGTATATGTTTCGGGGCGTTAGGCTCAGAAGTGGACTTGCGTCACTAAGAGCAAAATCATGAGAACGGTAAGGCCCAAAACGGATAATATACAGTAGGTTGGGCTAGGCTATTACATTTGATATCAGAGCTGAGGACAACTTATCTTAAGGTGGGGGGATTGTGATATCCCATATCGGAAGTGAGCGTCCAAAGCCAGGACTTTATAAGTAGTGTTAATCGCTGACTTGTTATACGCGTTTTGAGGCATCAGGCTCAGAAATGGGCTTGCGTTACCTAAGAACAAAACCATGAGGacggtaaggcccaaagcggacaatatatggTATGTTGGCCGGgctattacataaaaaataaaatgttattatagtatttatatagtaaactttgaaaaagattaataatcaactaaaatatatataaaaaaggggaTCTCTAGCTAGgtgaaaaaacacatttgaaaaaacaataggTCTTAACCGggttttgttgggtttttgCTCATTCTGGTCTTTTGCGTTACTCGGATTGGTCCAGCCATTGGGTCGACCCGCCAGGCTGGTctgggctcttttttttttttttttttttttttttccggtgtGTCACATTGGGGTCATGTATTATCAATTTGGTCAATTTTAACCTTAAATTATCATGTTTTGGATAAATTATAAGGTTGAGTTCGAAGCAAGACATGTAACAGCGCATAGAAATTTCCAAATCTAGATAGAAAAGCTATAGCCTGAGCATAAttggtgtgtgtgtataaaatgaTTTCTAAGTGAAACTAGTAAACGTTGTTAGTAACTTTTGAATTATGTATTGactcatgatattttttaacaagTAATATATCTAATTATGAATAATATCAACTTTAAtgtgattttcattttatttatattgctCGATTTAAATATATACTATATTCATCAAGTACTAAGGTGTTTTGCCATATATCAAGCAATataatgctatatatatataaaagatgggACATCTAATTGTATAGGGCTATGTATAATGGACccttatataataaataaataatgataatacaAAGATAATTGTGCTTAGAACTATAGTTAATCATAATGCTTCAATACAGGAGTagacattaaatttatataagtaattaattaagCTTAGGAGTTCCTTGTGAGCAAACAAGTCATAGgcaaagtgaaaataaattttcataaatttcatGTGAGTATGAAAAACTGGATTTATAGTCAAATAAGTGCCTCCTAAGTTATCACACCATAAAAGATGAGATGCACCtaaaatattaagtttataaaataaagacttGACCCATTGTAGTTAAGCAACAATATTAGTAATAGCTTTAtatttgacttttttaaaaagcaagcaataatatattatttactaCATTTCTAAGAAATCAAGTTATAACCAAGGAAAATAATATAACCACTAGTAGACTTTTGATCATATACACTACTAACCCAAATAGAATCATTAAAATCATTGAGTGAGAAATCATTCTAACATGTCCAATGCAACCCAGGGAACAAACTGCAATGTAGAGAATGTAGGATGCAGTTAGCTACCAACCAATGAACATTAATATGAAGAATATATGAACTGACAGACCTTGTTAACCACAAAATAGATATCATGTCATGTGAAAGTGAGTCGATCAAACCCTATCATCAATTTATTAGGTGGGCCAATATCATTAATGGTAAACTCAATATCTAAATGTATGATAAGATGCTAAAGAAATGCAAGATTATTACTAGTTAGTAAAATACCATATCCTTAAAAGAAATACTATATCCTTAGAAGAATGAAGAATGAACAAGAAAGTATGAACTTTAAAGCTGTTATATCCTTAGAAAAGAACCAAGAACTGAAGAAGACTACCAAACCATGTATATGATACTTATTTCAAACCACAATAAAATGTCCAAATTTGTAAGCATGATTTGGGAActatggataaaaaaaactaatgggcTAAGTCATAAATACATTTGTATCaagaaatttattaagaaaagcaTTATACATATTCAATTGATATATCGACCAATCATGAGTAACGCCGATACTAAGCATTATCCAAATAAAACGAGGCTTCATGATTAGAATGAGTGTCTCCTGAAAATTAACCTTTTCTTACTAATAATAGCCATTGGCTATTAATTATGCTTTGTAGCACTCAAAGTTTCTATTTGTCTTGTATTTAATCTTGTATACCCATTTATAATATACCACATTCATAGTCGAATCATATGGTATCAAAGACAAAGTGTTATTAAAGGCTAAAGTAgaaa
Protein-coding sequences here:
- the LOC118042898 gene encoding uncharacterized protein, whose protein sequence is MGQVLDKFHGKQWREKQIRLIADKAYNHIKNQSGSANLTFEDLYIAVLLVYNDINKRLPGPHFDPPSKEQVRAMMQACDMNLDGELNHEEFVKFMQQLTADTFIVVSQGLIITLVVAPTVAMATKKATEGVPGVGKVVRKLPTTIYASLVTLAIMWFQTTRQDVG